Proteins encoded in a region of the Diabrotica virgifera virgifera chromosome 4, PGI_DIABVI_V3a genome:
- the LOC114329324 gene encoding serine-rich adhesin for platelets isoform X5, with amino-acid sequence MNNMTLALVFAILFIGGISTATNKEIVQQLRHNALCLQAGFSCPAVDSQTSVYFPLADCTKFCQCSNGVPYLHNCPPGLHFNPSLNVCDYPAQAGCTGEGVVVSTTTTTTTTTTTTPAPTTTTTTTTTPAPTTTSAPTTTSTSTTAPTTTTPTTTTSAPVTTTRTTTTPAPSTTSGPITSTTAATTIKVDNLCLQQNIACPAVDGPDSVYFSHSNCSKFCQCSNGVPYEHTCPEGLHFNAKLNICDWPQNAGCSGTDVTQPTVEPTTITTANSSTATNSTTESSTTVSSTTTTQETPQDTTTLSDNICIRENIICPVVDGPNSVYAAVSDCTKFCQCSNGYPYQQNCPVGLHFNPKLNVCDWPEDAGCTGGTTAVTRTAQSTTSTTTVSSTSETTITTEEVTTQRVKNGTEICLENNIVCPVIDGPDSVYAALPDCTRFCQCSNGLPYLHSCPHGLHFNPNLNVCDWPEDAGCTGGTTTTEINITQNETTEKTTTIIVTSTNAEASTTQDTSNGPQNTTKICLQHGIQCPKIDGPNSIYGALPDCTKFCQCSNGIPYLHRCPVGLHFNPTLSVCDWPEDAGCVGEVTTEKTTENITSDATTENISTVPSNTTTSDTASSEASTNNYNTNSADASTPSVSTPASRDNTTTENTTQDITSDVTTENISTVPSNATTSDTVSSEASTNNYNTNSTDAITPSVSTPPSRDITTIENTTQDITSDVTTENISTVQSNATTSDTASSEASTNNYNTNSTDAIAPSVSTPASGDNTTTENTTQNITSEATTENISSVPSNTTTSEPTTEASTNNDNNSTAISTEGTTANTPTESNITEENTSASNSTEGNTTENSSTKDTTTEVSSTSEEHTSDGSTTVAPRNETSLCLRSNIVCPAIDGAESVYASLPDCTKFCQCSNGVPYLQHCPAGLHFNPTLNVCDWPEDAGCTSGNNSTSISTEGTTASTQTENNSTEKSTSASNSTEGNTTENNNAQNNTTEISTTQASITSDTSVDVTQDNSNSSTTPQDGLELCIKHDVVCPEVDGPVSVYARLPDCTKFCQCSNGVPYLHHCPLGLHFNPSLNVCDWPEDAGCNNVIDVTESTSKEGSTSTATTEYNEVTTKNNTTNESTDSTDVPNTTESQTKTTTGENVTDNVTTEDNISSSTTGDVDETSADNRTTDEGTTENNTDVPSTMESETETATGDNVTDNVTTEENISSSTTGDVEETSADNKTTDEGTTENDTDVTSTTDSQTETSTGDNVTDNVTTEDNISSSTTGDVEETSADNRTTDEGTTENNTDVSSTTESQTETATGGNVTDNVTTEENISSSTTGDVEETSADNRTTDEGTTENNTDVPSTTGSQTETTTGENVTDNVTTEENISSSTTGDVEETSADNRTTDEGTTENYTDVPSTSDSRTETTTGDNVTDNVTTEENISSSTTGDMEETSTDNRTTDEGTTENNTDVPSTTDSQTETTTGDNVTDNVTREENISSSTTGDVEETSTDNNTTDEGTTENKPDVSSTTESQTETATDDNVTNNVTTEKNISSSTTGDVEETSTDNRTTDEGTTENNTDVPSTTDSQTETSTGDNVTDNVTTEENISSNTTGDVEETSTDNRATDEGTTANNTDVPSTSDSQTQTTTDDNVTDNVTTEENISSSTTSDMEETSADNRTTDEGITEKNTDVPSTTDSQTETSTGNNETDNVTTEENISSSTTGDVEETSADNRTTHEGTTENNTDVPSTSDSQTQTTTDDNVTDNVTTEENISSSTTSDVEETSADSRTTDEGTTENNTDVPSTTDSQTETSTGDNKTDNVTTEENISSSTTGDVEETSADNRTTDEGTTENNTDVPSTSDSQTQTTTDDNVTDNVTTEENISSSTTSDVEETSADNRTTDEDTTENNTDVPSTTDTQTEISTDDNVTDNVTTEDNISSSTTGDVEETSADNRTTDEGTTENYADVPSTTKSQTETTTGDNVTDNVTTEENISSSTRGDVEETSADNRTTDEGTTENYTDVPSTTDSQTETTTGDNVTDNVTTEENISSSTTVDVEETSADNRTTDVGTTENYTDVPSTTNSQTETTTGDNETDSVTTEENISSSTTADVEDTSADNRTTDVGTTENYTDVPSTTDSQTETTTGDNVTGNVTTEENISSSTTGDVEETSADNRTTDEGTTENYTDVPSTAKTTTENNIDEKTTSASNSTEESSNTDVTTTEAIGSSTDNTNDDANNTTTLAPGNGTAICLQNNVVCPAIDGPDSVFASVSDCTKFCLCSNGVPYLYKCPGGLHFNPSLNVCDWPENAACTNNNNDTTSTEATVTTEGTNADETTTEISTTESNAAVNGTETCLRNNVVCPVVDGYDSVYAALPDCSKFCLCLNGVPFEHQCSDGLLFNPRSNACDWPQRTSCSGDNNVTTSAVPAVSTEYLTEEETTVHSSSTSNGENNVTGSVVPAVSTEDLTEEETTAQSSSTSNGENNVTGSAVPAVSTEDLTEEDTTVQSSSTSEESRNELPVGSEECLQNNVVCPAVDGKFPVYAALPDCTKFCQCSNGAPYLYNCPGGLHFNPSLNVCDWPEDAGCERSI; translated from the exons ATGAATAATATGACTTTGGCTTTAGTTTTTGCGATTTTATTTATCGGTGGAATATCTACTGCTACAAACAAAg aaattGTCCAACAATTAAGACACAATGCCCTATGTCTTCAGGCTGGATTTT CTTGCCCTGCAGTAGACAGTCAAACATCGGTTTACTTTCCATTAGCAGATTGCACCAAGTTCTGTCAATGTTCCAACGGAGTTCCATATCTACACAATTGTCCGCCGGGGTTACATTTCAATCCAAGTCTTAACGTTTGTGATTATCCTGCGCAGGCTGGATGTACCGGTGAAGGGGTTGTAGTAAGTACAACAACTACTACTACAACTACTACTACCACTACGCCGGCTCCAACTACTACCACTACGACTACCACAACACCTGCTCCTACTACTACTTCGGCGCCGACCACCACCTCTACTTCAACTACTGCTCCTACAACAACAACTCCCACTACCACTACTTCTGCCCCAGTAACCACCACTAGGACGACCACAACACCTGCTCCCTCCACTACATCGGGACCAATTACTTCAACAACTGCTGCTACAACTATAAAAGTTGATAATTTATGTCTTCAGCAAAACATAG CTTGTCCAGCAGTTGATGGACCAGATTCCGTCTATTTCTCACATAGCAATTGTTCTAAATTTTGCCAATGTTCCAACGGTGTGCCATATGAACACACTTGTCCAGAAGGTcttcattttaatgcaaaattGAATATTTGTGATTGGCCACAGAATGCAGGATGTAGTGGAACAGATGTAACTCAACCGACTGTTGAACCTACCACAATTACAACTGCCAATTCTTCGACAGCTACAAACAGTACAACTGAAAGTTCAACTACAGTTTCGTCTACTACGACCACGCAAGAAACTCCTCAAGACACTACAACTCTTAGTGATAATATTTGCATTCGTGAAAATATAA TTTGTCCTGTTGTTGACGGACCAAATTCAGTGTACGCAGCTGTATCAGATTGTACCAAATTTTGCCAATGCTCAAATGGTTACCCATACCAGCAGAACTGTCCAGTAGGTTTACACTTTAATCCAAAACTGAACGTCTGCGACTGGCCTGAAGATGCTGGTTGTACTGGAGGTACCACCGCAGTCACTAGAACTGCTCAAAGTACTACTTCCACAACAACTGTAAGTAGCACAAGCGAAACCACAATAACTACAGAGGAAGTTACAACTCAGAGAGTTAAAAACGGAACTGAAATTTGCCTTGAAAATAATATAG TATGTCCTGTTATCGATGGTCCTGACTCAGTATATGCAGCTTTACCAGATTGTACCAGATTCTGCCAATGTTCAAACGGCCTACCATATTTGCACAGTTGTCCACATGGTTTACATTTTAATCCAAATCTAAACGTATGCGACTGGCCTGAAGATGCAGGATGTACCGGTGGTACTACCACCACAGAAATAAATATTACGCAAAATGAAACGACTGAAAAAACAACCACAATCATTGTAACAAGCACTAACGCAGAAGCTAGTACCACTCAAGATACTTCTAATGGACCacaaaatacaacaaaaataTGTTTACAGCATGGTATCC AATGTCCCAAGATAGATGGTCCTAATTCCATCTATGGAGCATTACCTGATTGCACCAAATTTTGTCAGTGTTCAAACGGAATACCATATCTGCATAGATGTCCAGTTGGATTACATTTTAACCCTACTCTGAGTGTGTGTGACTGGCCTGAAGACGCAGGATGTGTTGGTGAGGTCACAACAGAAAAGACAACTGAAAATATTACCAGTGACGCAACCACTGAAAATATATCAACTGTACCATCAAATACTACCACTTCTGACACAGCTTCATCTGAAGCAAGCACCAATAATTATAATACAAATTCAGCTGATGCTAGTACTCCCTCTGTGTCAACCCCAGCAAGCAGAGATAATACTACTACAGAAAACACAACTCAAGATATAACCAGCGATGTAACCACTGAAAATATATCAACTGTACCATCAAATGCTACCACTTCTGACACAGTTTCTTCTGAAGCAAGTACCAATAATTATAATACAAATTCAACTGATGCAATTACTCCCTCTGTGTCAACCCCACCAAGCAGAGATATTACTACTATAGAAAACACAACTCAAGATATAACCAGCGATGTAACCACTGAAAATATATCAACTGTACAATCAAATGCTACCACTTCTGACACAGCGTCATCTGAAGCAAGTACCAATAATTATAATACAAATTCAACTGATGCAATCGCTCCTTCTGTGTCAACCCCAGCAAGCGGAGATAATACTACTACAGAAAACACAACTCAAAATATAACCAGTGAGGCAACTACTGAAAATATATCAAGTGTACCATCAAATACTACCACTTCTGAACCAACCACTGAAGCAAGTACTAATAATGATAATAATAGTACTGCCATCAGCACTGAAGGTACAACTGCTAACACTCCAACTGAAAGTAATATCACAGAAGAAAATACGTCTGCAAGTAATAGTACTGAAGGTAATACAACAGAGAATAGTAGCACAAAGGATACTACTACAGAAGTAAGTTCAACGAGTGAAGAACACACCTCCGATGGTAGTACGACTGTCGCTCCACGAAATGAAACATCATTATGTCTTCGAAGTAACATTG TTTGCCCTGCAATAGATGGAGCAGAATCAGTTTACGCTTCTCTACCGGACTGTACCAAATTCTGTCAGTGCTCAAACGGAGTACCTTATCTTCAACATTGTCCAGCTGGCCTACACTTTAATCCTACACTAAATGTGTGCGATTGGCCAGAAGATGCAGGCTGCACAAGCGGTAATAATAGTACTTCTATCAGCACTGAAGGTACAACTGCTAGCACTCAAACTGAAAATAATAGCACAGAAAAAAGCACCTCTGCTAGTAATAGTACCGAAGGAAATACAACCGAAAATAATAACGCACAAAATAATACCACCGAAATATCTACTACACAAGCCAGTATTACAAGTGACACTAGCGTAGATGTAACACAAGACAATTCTAACAGTAGTACGACTCCACAAGATGGGTTAGAACTATGTATTAAACACGACGTTG TTTGCCCTGAAGTCGACGGACCAGTTTCAGTTTATGCCCGCTTACCAGACTGTACCAAATTCTGTCAATGTTCTAATGGGGTACCGTATCTGCATCATTGTCCACTAGGTCTACATTTCAATCCTTCACTAAATGTTTGTGATTGGCCAGAAGATGCAGGTTGTAATAATGTAATAGATGTAACTGAAAGTACTTCAAAAGAAGGCAGCACTTCTACTGCCACAACAGAATATAATGAGGTCACTACTAAAAATAATACTACCAACGAAAGTACCGATTCCACAGATGTCCCCAATACTACGGAGAGTCAAACCAAAACTACTACTGGCGAAAATGTAACTGACAATGTTACAACAGAAGATAATATTTCTAGTAGCACAACAGGTGATGTAGATGAAACAAGCGCTGATAATAGAACCACGGACGAAGGTACTACTGAAAACAACACAGATGTCCCCAGTACTATGGAAAGTGAAACCGAGACTGCAACTGGTGACAATGTAACTGATAATGTTACCACAGAAGAGAACATTTCTAGTAGCACAACAGGTGATGTGGAAGAAACAAGCGCTGATAATAAAACCACAGACGAAGGTACTACCGAAAACGACACAGATGTCACCAGTACTACGGACAGTCAAACCGAGACCTCAACTGGTGACAATGTAACTGATAATGTTACCACAGAAGATAATATTTCTAGTAGCACAACAGGTGATGTGGAAGAAACAAGCGCTGATAATAGAACCACGGACGAAGGTACTACTGAAAACAACACAGATGTCTCCAGTACTACGGAGAGTCAAACCGAAACTGCAACTGGTGGAAATGTAACTGATAATGTTACCACAGAAGAGAACATTTCTAGTAGCACAACAGGTGATGTGGAAGAAACAAGCGCTGATAATAGAACCACCGACGAAGGTACTACCGAAAACAACACAGATGTCCCCAGTACTACGGGCAGTCAAACTGAGACTACAACTGGTGAAAATGTAACTGATAATGTTACCACAGAAGAGAATATTTCTAGTAGCACAACAGGTGATGTGGAAGAAACAAGCGCTGATAATAGAACCACGGACGAAGGCACTACAGAAAACTACACAGATGTCCCTAGCACTTCGGACAGTCGAACTGAGACTACCACTGGTGACAATGTGACTGATAATGTTACTACAGAAGAAAATATTTCTAGTAGCACAACAGGTGATATGGAAGAAACAAGCACTGATAATAGAACCACCGACGAAGGTACTACTGAAAACAACACAGATGTCCCCAGTACTACGGACAGTCAAACCGAGACTACAACTGGTGACAACGTAACTGATAATGTTACCAGAGAAGAGAACATTTCTAGTAGCACAACAGGTGATGTGGAAGAAACAAGCACTGATAATAATACCACCGACGAAGGTACTACTGAAAACAAACCAGATGTCTCCAGTACTACGGAGAGTCAAACCGAGACTGCAACTGATGACAATGTAACTAATAATGTTACCACAGAAAAGAACATTTCTAGTAGCACAACAGGTGATGTGGAAGAAACAAGCACTGATAATAGAACCACTGACGAAGGTACTACTGAAAACAACACAGATGTCCCCAGTACTACGGACAGTCAAACCGAGACCTCAACTGGTGACAATGTAACTGATAATGTTACCACAGAAGAGAACATTTCTAGTAACACAACAGGTGATGTGGAAGAAACAAGCACTGATAATAGAGCAACCGACGAAGGTACTACTGCAAACAACACAGATGTCCCCAGTACTTCGGACAGTCAAACTCAGACTACCACTGATGACAATGTAACTGATAATGTTACCACAGAAGAGAATATTTCTAGTAGCACAACAAGTGATATGGAAGAAACAAGCGCTGATAATAGAACCACGGACGAAGGCATAACTGAAAAAAACACAGATGTCCCCAGTACTACGGACAGTCAAACCGAGACCTCAACTGGTAACAATGAAACTGATAATGTTACCACAGAAGAAAATATTTCTAGTAGTACAACAGGTGATGTGGAAGAAACAAGCGCTGATAATAGGACCACGCACGAAGGTACTACTGAAAACAACACAGACGTCCCCAGTACTTCGGACAGTCAAACTCAGACTACCACTGATGACAATGTAACTGATAATGTTACCACAGAAGAGAATATTTCTAGTAGCACAACAAGTGATGTGGAAGAAACAAGCGCTGATAGTAGAACCACGGACGAAGGCACAACTGAAAACAACACAGATGTCCCCAGTACTACGGATAGTCAAACCGAGACCTCAACTGGTGACAATAAAACTGATAATGTTACCACAGAAGAAAATATTTCTAGTAGTACAACAGGTGATGTGGAAGAAACAAGCGCTGATAATAGAACCACGGACGAAGGTACTACTGAAAACAACACAGACGTCCCCAGTACTTCGGACAGTCAAACTCAGACTACCACTGATGACAATGTAACTGATAATGTTACCACAGAAGAGAATATTTCTAGTAGCACAACAAGTGATGTGGAAGAAACAAGCGCTGATAATAGAACCACGGACGAGGACACAACTGAAAACAACACAGATGTCCCCAGTACTACGGACACTCAAACCGAGATCTCAACTGATGACAATGTAACTGATAATGTCACCACAGAAGATAATATTTCTAGTAGCACAACAG GTGATGTGGAAGAAACAAGCGCTGATAACAGAACCACCGACGAAGGCACAACTGAAAACTACGCAGATGTCCCCAGTACTACGAAGAGTCAAACCGAGACTACAACTGGTGACAATGTAACTGATAATGTTACCACAGAAGAGAATATTTCTAGTAGCACAAGAGGTGATGTGGAAGAAACAAGCGCTGATAACAGAACCACGGACGAAGGCACTACTGAAAACTACACAGATGTCCCCAGTACTACGGACAGCCAAACCGAGACTACAACTGGTGACAATGTAACTGATAATGTAACCACAGAAGAGAATATTTCTAGTAGCACAACAGTTGATGTGGAAGAAACAAGCGCAGATAACAGAACCACGGACGTAGGCACTACTGAAAACTACACAGATGTCCCCAGTACTACGAACAGTCAAACCGAGACTACAACTGGTGACAATGAAACTGATAGTGTTACCACAGAAGAGAATATTTCTAGTAGCACTACAGCTGATGTGGAAGATACAAGCGCTGATAATAGAACCACGGACGTAGGCACTACTGAAAACTACACAGATGTCCCCAGTACTACGGACAGTCAAACCGAGACTACAACTGGTGACAATGTAACTGGTAATGTTACCACAGAAGAGAATATTTCTAGTAGCACAACAGGTGATGTGGAAGAAACAAGCGCTGATAATAGAACCACGGACGAAGGCACTACTGAAAACTACACAGATGTCCCCAGCACTGCAAAAACTACTACTGAAAATAATATTGATGAAAAGACTACATCTGCAAGCAATAGTACCGAGGAAAGTAGTAACACAGACGTTACTACTACAGAAGCTATCGGTTCAAGCACAGATAACACAAATGATGACGCTAACAATACTACAACTCTTGCTCCAGGAAATGGAACAGCCATATGTCTTCAAAACAATGTTG TTTGCCCTGCAATCGATGGACCAGATTCAGTGTTCGCGTCTGTATCTGATTGTACCAAATTTTGTCTATGTTCAAATGGAGTTCCTTATCTTTACAAGTGTCCAGGAGGTCTACACTTCAATCCTTCACTAAACGTATGTGATTGGCCTGAAAATGCTGCATGCACAAATAATAATAACGATACAACTTCTACAGAAGCAACGGTAACAACGGAGGGTACAAATGCAGATGAAACTACAACTGAAATAAGTACCACTGAAAGTAATGCTGCTGTAAATGGAACTGAAACTTGTCTCAGAAATAATGTTG